The following proteins are encoded in a genomic region of Rissa tridactyla isolate bRisTri1 chromosome 5, bRisTri1.patW.cur.20221130, whole genome shotgun sequence:
- the TTC31 gene encoding tetratricopeptide repeat protein 31 isoform X7, producing MRGAGGTRDPAGPGLGASRLWADPFVCPWGCVLYPNGWSVAPFCPRHCLPGAAEAESSGRQVRGELGAAGAGAGSPAGGSAASPGPVPPLQLPVPPQTAFRIVNRGTSREASGTGDDFGHGPGFWYSPSRLEESSEEEEQYEEEEEWIGFSQHWDASSENSDAPYNFCGFKKSFLCQEPLPAHPLPSALEVKMHRLPAPWRHQLTAEEAEKNAQELVAEEERMKRKAEKKKLKKKKQKDRKKREKLGQELKSKQEDESDELDLSCTFVFKARQKAGVKVPAPGKEKPARTDNTEPGKKVPGKAPEPEPVPLDTNVVQQSLILAGRGNEAAQKGHYAEAVQAFTEAMKLNPREHRLFGNRSYCYEKLQRYKEALRDAQVSLGLQPGWPKGFFRKGKALQGLKRYAEAASTFEELLRLDGANAEAAAQLEACRALLRQSSPRSQSSSGGVPVSPSLLEAGEPPLSPSGEWASGSCQDTDTSGFVTVVSSRSQARGQGQAPSSSQQTLPRTHPARDCYPLWVGNITPRISKKVLQSSFSPFGEIRFIRMLPERRCAFINYTRKVAAEAAYVAMQDAEVEGSRLVLQLKHPSHATPSPRWHSEPRGEVGALPRGLL from the exons ATGAGGGGGGCTGGCGGGACGCGGGacccggccgggccgggcttgGGCGCCTCTAGGCTCTGGGCTGACCCCTTCGTGTGCCCCTGGGGCTGCGTGCTCTACCCGAATGGCTGGAGCGTCG CGCCCTTCTGTCCCCGGCATTGCCTGCCCGGCGCCGCCGAGGCTGAGAGTAGCGGGCGGCAGGTacgtggggagctgggggcagcgggggctggggccgggagcCCCGCGGGGGGCAgtgccgcctcccccggcccggtGCCGCCGCTGCAGCTCCCGGTGCCGCCGCAGACAGCCTTCCGCATTGTGAACCGCGGCACGAGTAGGGAAGCGTCCGGGACCGGGGACGACTTCGGCCACG gcccgGGCTTCTGGTACTCCCCCAGCCGGCTGGAGGAGTCCAGCGAGGAGGAAGAGCAgtatgaagaggaggaggaatggaTTGGCTTCAGCCAGCACTGGGACGCGTCGAGTGAGAACAGCGACGCCCCCTACAACTTCTGTGGGTTCAAGAAGTCCTTCTTGTGTCAGGAGCCTCTGCCCGCTCATCCGCTTCCAAGCGCTCTTGAGGTGAAGATGCACAGGCTGCCTGCACCCTGGAGGCACCAGCTTACAGCTGAG GAAGCAGAGAAGAACGCACAGGAGCTGGTGGCAGAGGAGGAGCGgatgaagaggaaggcagagaagaagAAGCTAAAGAAGAAG AAGCAGAAAGACCGGAAGAAACGAGAGAAACTGGGACAAGAGCTGAAAAGCAAGCAGGAGGACGAGTCA GATGAGCTGGACCTGAGCTGCACCTTCGTCTTCAAAGCCCGTCAGAAAGCGGGCGTGAAGGTGCCGGCACCTGGGAAGGAGAAGCCGGCTAGGACAGACAACACAGAGCCAGGCAAGAAGGTACCGGGGAAG GCACCCGAGCCCGAGCCTGTACCCCTGGACACGAATGTGGTGCAGCAGAGCCTGATTCTCGCAG GCCGTGGCAACGAGGCAGCCCAGAAGGGCCACTACGCTGAGGCGGTGCAGGCCTTCACGGAGGCCATGAAGCTGAACCCCAGGGAGCACCG gctctttgggaaccgttccTACTGCTACGAGAAGCTTCAGCGCTACAAGGAGGCCCTCAGGGATGCGCAGGTGTCGCTGGGGCTCCAGCCCGGGTGGCCCAAAGGCTTCTTCCGCAAGGGCAAGGCTCTGCAGGGGCTGAAG CGCTATGCTGAGGCCGCCAGCACTTTCGAGGAGCTGCTGCGCCTGGATGGTGCCAACGCCGAGGCGGCTGCCCAGCTGGAAGCCTGCCGGGCCCTGCTGCGG cagagcagcccccgcagccagagcagctcagggggggtccctgtgtccccgtccctgctggaggctggggagcCACCACTGTCTCCCTCCG GGGAGTGGGCAAGTGGGAGCTGCCAGGACACAGACACAAGTGGCTTTGTGACCGTTGTGAGCTCCAGGAGCCAGGCgaggggccagggccaggccccgAGCAGTAGCCAGCAGACACTGCCTCGGACCCATCCTGCCAg GGACTGCTATCCCCTCTGGGTGGGGAACATCACCCCCAGGATCAGCAAGAAGGTGCTGCAGAGCTCCTTCAGCCC GTTTGGGGAGATCCGCTTCATCCGGATGCTGCCAGAGAGACGTTGTGCCTTCATCAACTACACACGGAAAGTGGCAGCGGAAGCAGCCTACGTGGCCATGCAG GATGCCGAGGTGGAAGGAAGCAGGCTGGTGCTGCAGCTCAAGCACCCCTCCCACGCCACCCCGTCCCCCCGGTGGCACTCGGAGCCCCGCGGTGAGGTGGGTGCCCTCCCCAGGGGGCTCCTGTAG
- the TTC31 gene encoding tetratricopeptide repeat protein 31 isoform X5, producing the protein MRGAGGTRDPAGPGLGASRLWADPFVCPWGCVLYPNGWSVAPFCPRHCLPGAAEAESSGRQVRGELGAAGAGAGSPAGGSAASPGPVPPLQLPVPPQTAFRIVNRGTSREASGTGDDFGHGPGFWYSPSRLEESSEEEEQYEEEEEWIGFSQHWDASSENSDAPYNFCGFKKSFLCQEPLPAHPLPSALEVKMHRLPAPWRHQLTAEEAEKNAQELVAEEERMKRKAEKKKLKKKKQKDRKKREKLGQELKSKQEDESNTSSLNSPVGAGHPQNSNAEEGEGWLSPSPSPCLGDSAASSGEEGRGQETKAGEMEDELDLSCTFVFKARQKAGVKVPAPGKEKPARTDNTEPGKKVPGKAPEPEPVPLDTNVVQQSLILAGRGNEAAQKGHYAEAVQAFTEAMKLNPREHRLFGNRSYCYEKLQRYKEALRDAQVSLGLQPGWPKGFFRKGKALQGLKRYAEAASTFEELLRLDGANAEAAAQLEACRALLRQSSPRSQSSSGGVPVSPSLLEAGEPPLSPSGEWASGSCQDTDTSGFVTVVSSRSQARGQGQAPSSSQQTLPRTHPARDCYPLWVGNITPRISKKVLQSSFSPFGEIRFIRMLPERRCAFINYTRKVAAEAAYVAMQDAEVEGSRLVLQLKHPSHATPSPRWHSEPRGEVGALPRGLL; encoded by the exons ATGAGGGGGGCTGGCGGGACGCGGGacccggccgggccgggcttgGGCGCCTCTAGGCTCTGGGCTGACCCCTTCGTGTGCCCCTGGGGCTGCGTGCTCTACCCGAATGGCTGGAGCGTCG CGCCCTTCTGTCCCCGGCATTGCCTGCCCGGCGCCGCCGAGGCTGAGAGTAGCGGGCGGCAGGTacgtggggagctgggggcagcgggggctggggccgggagcCCCGCGGGGGGCAgtgccgcctcccccggcccggtGCCGCCGCTGCAGCTCCCGGTGCCGCCGCAGACAGCCTTCCGCATTGTGAACCGCGGCACGAGTAGGGAAGCGTCCGGGACCGGGGACGACTTCGGCCACG gcccgGGCTTCTGGTACTCCCCCAGCCGGCTGGAGGAGTCCAGCGAGGAGGAAGAGCAgtatgaagaggaggaggaatggaTTGGCTTCAGCCAGCACTGGGACGCGTCGAGTGAGAACAGCGACGCCCCCTACAACTTCTGTGGGTTCAAGAAGTCCTTCTTGTGTCAGGAGCCTCTGCCCGCTCATCCGCTTCCAAGCGCTCTTGAGGTGAAGATGCACAGGCTGCCTGCACCCTGGAGGCACCAGCTTACAGCTGAG GAAGCAGAGAAGAACGCACAGGAGCTGGTGGCAGAGGAGGAGCGgatgaagaggaaggcagagaagaagAAGCTAAAGAAGAAG AAGCAGAAAGACCGGAAGAAACGAGAGAAACTGGGACAAGAGCTGAAAAGCAAGCAGGAGGACGAGTCA AACACCTCATCCTTGAACAGCCCTGTGGGAGCTGGGCACCCACAAAACAGCAATGCTGAGGAAGGGGAGGGttggctgagccccagcccctccccatGCCTTGGGGACAGTGCAGCTTCCtcgggagaggagggaagaggccAGGAGACTAAGGCGGGGGAGATGGAG GATGAGCTGGACCTGAGCTGCACCTTCGTCTTCAAAGCCCGTCAGAAAGCGGGCGTGAAGGTGCCGGCACCTGGGAAGGAGAAGCCGGCTAGGACAGACAACACAGAGCCAGGCAAGAAGGTACCGGGGAAG GCACCCGAGCCCGAGCCTGTACCCCTGGACACGAATGTGGTGCAGCAGAGCCTGATTCTCGCAG GCCGTGGCAACGAGGCAGCCCAGAAGGGCCACTACGCTGAGGCGGTGCAGGCCTTCACGGAGGCCATGAAGCTGAACCCCAGGGAGCACCG gctctttgggaaccgttccTACTGCTACGAGAAGCTTCAGCGCTACAAGGAGGCCCTCAGGGATGCGCAGGTGTCGCTGGGGCTCCAGCCCGGGTGGCCCAAAGGCTTCTTCCGCAAGGGCAAGGCTCTGCAGGGGCTGAAG CGCTATGCTGAGGCCGCCAGCACTTTCGAGGAGCTGCTGCGCCTGGATGGTGCCAACGCCGAGGCGGCTGCCCAGCTGGAAGCCTGCCGGGCCCTGCTGCGG cagagcagcccccgcagccagagcagctcagggggggtccctgtgtccccgtccctgctggaggctggggagcCACCACTGTCTCCCTCCG GGGAGTGGGCAAGTGGGAGCTGCCAGGACACAGACACAAGTGGCTTTGTGACCGTTGTGAGCTCCAGGAGCCAGGCgaggggccagggccaggccccgAGCAGTAGCCAGCAGACACTGCCTCGGACCCATCCTGCCAg GGACTGCTATCCCCTCTGGGTGGGGAACATCACCCCCAGGATCAGCAAGAAGGTGCTGCAGAGCTCCTTCAGCCC GTTTGGGGAGATCCGCTTCATCCGGATGCTGCCAGAGAGACGTTGTGCCTTCATCAACTACACACGGAAAGTGGCAGCGGAAGCAGCCTACGTGGCCATGCAG GATGCCGAGGTGGAAGGAAGCAGGCTGGTGCTGCAGCTCAAGCACCCCTCCCACGCCACCCCGTCCCCCCGGTGGCACTCGGAGCCCCGCGGTGAGGTGGGTGCCCTCCCCAGGGGGCTCCTGTAG